The Penaeus vannamei isolate JL-2024 chromosome 15, ASM4276789v1, whole genome shotgun sequence genomic interval GACAGAATCAAACATTATTCAGGTGTATCACAGTCTCATTACAGGAGTGGGACGTGCTGGATTAGAAAACAGTGCCCCATATTTCTCGGGTGGAAATCTTTCTGCAGGTACTTACGCAAAGCATTGCTCTTATCTGTACAGAGAGATGGGAAAATGGTTTGACATagtaatggagaaagggagagagaaagtgaggcagTTTTATCTTGACGAAGATCTTTCACAGCTAGATGCCTATGGTAACATCAACATTGACGTTTCCTTCGACGGGTCATGGATGACCAGATGCCACAGGTCAAACATCGGCGTTTGGCTTGTGATAGATGTGTACACCGGGATTGTGATAGACATGGAGGTCCTATGCAATCACTGCCCAAGGTGTAAGGCAGGGAGCAGTAAAACACCCAGCAGACATGTCTGCCATAAAAACTTTGACGGTAAGGCTGGTGCAATGGAGGGAGAGGCAGCAGTGCGAATCTGGTTGCGATCCTTAGActtcaaaatgaaatatataaccaTCATTGGTGATGAGGATTCAAGTGCATACAAAGTAGTATGCCAACTGAACAATGGCAAAGGACCATACAAAGAGCCCATCATCAAGGAGGAATATATAAATCACATAAGCAAATGGATAGGGCCTAGACTGCACAATGTAAAGAAAGATACAAGTCAAACAATCACAACCAAGACTggcaagaggatgaggaggagcttGTTAGGAGGTGCCAACATGTTGACGGATGAGGTCATTGATCTTCTCGGGTCGTATTACAGGAAGGCGATCCATGACAATGTGGGCACCAACTATGAAACAATGAGAAAGGCTGTGTGGGCGACATTCTTCCACCTGACGTCGAGTGATGACAATCCAGCTCATGACTTCTGCCCACATGGAGCAGACAGCTGGTGCTTCTTCAATAGGGCACTAGCTGAAGATCTCACACCTGCTAGCCACAAAACAAAATCCCTCTACCTTGCTAAGATCCCCTTCGAAAGGTTGGATCTGATCAAATCAGTCTACAGAGATCTCACTGCCCCAGACATTCTACGAAAATGCCTGAAGGGGGTAACTCAAAATCCAAATGAAAGTCTTCATTCGAAGATCTGGATAAAGTGCAAGGTTGCCAGCCGCTTCCGAGTGCTGTTTGTCACAAGGGTGACAGTACTAAATCATAACTTTGGAAGGAAAAGGAATCTTCTTTCTCACTTGCTTGGGACCAGTGCCACCATTTCACAAGCACTTGAGGAGCAAGACtgggagacagatagaaaagggagagcaaaaataaagaaatggtaaGAGAATGCTAGTGTGTAGCTCTGACTACCAGCCAGTagcaataaaagaaagggaaagagaaagctagTGTGGAGCTCTGACTACTAGCCAGCAGCTTTCTAGGGAGCAAACCTGGCCACAGTGAGGGAGGTGGTGTCTCCTGATACCCTCGGCTTTGAACGATTAGTACCTAGCAAAAGGGgggaccaggtaccagctacaTTTCAGAATACCATCTGAATGCCATAAAATGCATCAAAATTGACACAGAGATCAgaattctaaaagaaaaaaaagaaaaaaatcccactaAACTACAAATAAATTTCAAAATCTGCCCATACAAGATAAGTGCGAAATCTAAAATTTTATGATttttcaagaatttttttttaataacttcattgtttattatccaaatgatatgaaacttggtggtgtaaatcttagtatatgcatatataacatttaaaaatcaacaaaaaacggTCATAATTAACAAACTTCATTCTGAAGTGCCCCCTTAAAGCTAAATTTAGACTTCTAGTACATGCTGTTGAGACGACTTACAGTTCCCTTAGCGATCACCAGCTGCCACTCGTACATAGGATAGGTCTGTGTATGTTTTAAAACAGAAGTGTAGATGAATAAAACATCAGAATGTTTTTCTAGGCacaaaataaactgaaaaattTAGTAACCATCCCCTCTCTTATgtcttgataataatatcactttaAGGCTATGAGGTATACAGAAAGAAGTACAACTTTGCTAATAAATTTTATTAAATATCTGTGCATTTTTACTTATGAAAGTTTTCTATCTGTATTTACAGTATATTATCATTTTACAACTTAAAATCAATAAAGGTAACTGTAAATATTTTTGGGTTGttttatcatttaaaaaataacatgaacatAATTTTTCAGGCAAATATGACCTTTTTcctatacatatattcttatatgcaaTATCCTGCATAACATATTACTATATGCCATAAACTTACCTTAATCTTGCACAATTTTGATACATTAGATTTTCCTTTATTGGAATGACTTTTCAAAACAGTGTCAACCTTCAGCTAATTACATAAATTGTTTGTACTTAACGCTTCTTGGTACTTTGTTAATTACAAGACGGCCATCATAGCTTAGAGAGGCAAATGTCCAGAAATCTGCAGCAGACCATTCCACCGCATATACAGAGTCCTCATGATCATCGTAAGTTTGGATAACTCCTTCCTCAGCTCCCTCAGCCCTGCAAAAGCAACATAACACAGTCAATAATGGattctacttttcttctcctattGTTCATATCCCCATACAGGCATGACATCTGATACTGAATAAAGTCAACATATGGAACAATCTGAATTTCAACATGAATTTGTAAATGAGTTAACCCATTGACACAGATAATCACCAAGAAGTCACTTAATAGGCCTACTATCTCTTTTGTTTACAAACTACTGTATGCCAAGATATACAGctaaacatttttaaaaaatgataactaaATGCCTACAAATGAAATGGtggaataaatcaaaataaagggCGATACAAGCTGATGAGGCAAGTACTTAGCAGAGCCACCCAAAACAGCagcaagaaaaaaatggtatCTCAAAATGGAACCCACCAAGGCATCTACGAGTATGCATCCAATGTCGACAGTTCAAGCACACACAGATATTCAGTATTCTAAGCAATCCCTCAAAAACACAAATCAGTTTTCCAactcacttttctttttcctctttactttCCTCTTGGTCGACCATGGTACCAAAAGGCTGTGAGGCAATAGACGGCAAGTTTGAGAGGATGACCCGTTGGTCGCTGGAACAGGTTAACACCAACTGGTCATATGATGCATTGTACCGCACACTCCACACCCTGGAAACAACAAACACGGCTAGTATTTTCTGTTCATAAAGAAAATCACTGCGGTTTTATGTCTCATCTCTTTAATGCAGGATGGTGAAGATGCACCTTACCAATGAGAATGATCACTCAGTTCCTTGAGAGGTTGTTCTGTGTTCCTGATATCCCAGAACTTTGTTTTGCAGTCATCACCACAAGTGGCCAAGTAATACTGCATGTTGGGATTAAAATCAAGGTCTCTGAAATGATGTCAGATTATTACACTCTGAACAAGTATAGATGTTTCTTTGAAGAAGTGTAATCTGAATGAGCAACTTTAATTGAGTAAATAAATGCCTATTATTTGATAAGAACATATAAACAATTGATCTTATAAACAGAAAAGATGTATGCAAATGTGTTTATTACAAAAAGTTCCAAATAGGTACATTCTGTAAAAAGGCAGTTACCAGTAAATTCCTTTCAAAATACAAATACCTACCTAACTAATTGCATATGTGCTCCTTCAACACACCAAGAGGATTTCATTGATCTTAGATCCCATGCCCTCACAGAGGACCCATGAGTAGCAGCAATCTGAGAACCTTGTTGGTGAGGATACCACCGGCCAGACCCCAGACTCACACTCCCTCTGCCTTCCACAGTCACTTCCCCAACTACCTAAAATAAAAAGCacttgttaaaaaaatatatatctatattactcttcttttttcaatGCATGAAGATACAGATGTATCATTAATTTAACAAAAATACTACCACCTTTAAACTACTGTGACTGGGTACATGTCCTGTTCACATATGTTTTGTGAAAAGTATTTACACTAAGAgtacaacaaaagtaataagcaACCAAGGAGACAATAGTAAACTGACCTAATTTCCTCTTTTCTAGAGTTTTGGGGTAATTGtgtttttctaatgctattaatattgatgctGCTAGTATTATagacattacaattattacagtgttattaacaatatcaatagcaatgcaGAACAAAAATGAATATTTCTGAAATTCAaggaaagggtaaacaggtgagattagTAGGATAGCTAATTAATTCCCTGGTGATTAAGCACTTGTGAAGTcatctatgtataaacacagtTAATAAACTTTAACTCACATTGGGTATGGCATTCATTAACATCCCATCCCCAGGGGCATTAGTTTAAATATGTTCCAATTTCAAACAAAAACTGGCTTTATGTttaccatcatcagtattttACTATTTGAACATGTACATTCAAAAATGAAAGTAAGATTCTTTAGAATCATGCATGAACTGTACATATCCATATGGAATATGATACATGAATTTATTTAATTCTGTCATAAGTAGGCATATATTGCTATAAAAGACATGCTTCTTTACTACCTTAGCAGACTTCCCTGCTGCCTGAACATCCCAATAGTAGAGATGGTTATCAACAAGAGTGACTAGACGTGCATCATCTTCTGGAGCCCAGACCACAGACCACATCTGTGAGCCCAGGCCTGGCACAGGAGACCCTGGTGCCTGAGGGTCACCAGCTGATGCTCCATCCAAACTGCACACTTTCTCAACTtgctctccacttccccttttgcaaaaaaaagaaagcataatAGTTTTTAAAATTTAGAGGCCTAACAGAgttatctttcatttttctcctgaTTGGCTTTATATAAATCAAAAATTCTCATGTTTATACAACTTCAATATGCAACACTTCTATATATACTATCTTCCAAAACATTTACATAGATATTTTTAGTCATGTACAGTCATTGACTGGTTCTACAACTAGCAGCAAATCCACATCCACCACATAAGGCATTGAAAAATTTGGCCCCTAGGTGGTTCTACCGCacaaactcactcattcacacaatcGGAcaacagtctgtgtgtgtgtgtgtgtgtgtgtgtgtgtgtgtgtgtgtgtgtgtgtgtgtgtgtgtgtgtgtgtgtgtgtgtgtgtgtgtgtgtgtgtgtgtgtgtgtgtgtgtgtgtgtgtgtgtgtgagtgtgtgtgtatgtgtgtgtatgtgtgtgtatgtgtgtgtatgtgtgtgtatgtgtgtgtgtgtgtgtgtgtgtgtgtgtgtgtgtgtgtgtgtgtgtgtgtgtgtgtgtgtgtgtgtgtgtgtgtgtgtgtgtgtgtgtgtgtgtgtgtgtgtgtgtgtgtgtgagagagagagagggagagagagaaagagagagaaagagagagagagagagagagagagagagagagagagagagagagagagagagagagagagagagagagagagagagagagagagagagagagagagagagagagagagagcgtgagagtatgtgagtgtgagtgtgagcgcgtgcgtgtgtg includes:
- the LOC113804263 gene encoding EARP-interacting protein homolog, encoding MDDAPVIYGLEDFQARALAAHTAETEKINFLVGTQSLRRTNQVQLIEFDDDTSLVTKQTFEHPAGEVWRICAAPQSVNLIATVYNNTQDYCGEFGAAIWRLPLEGSTSGVLDDTRGSGEQVEKVCSLDGASAGDPQAPGSPVPGLGSQMWSVVWAPEDDARLVTLVDNHLYYWDVQAAGKSAKVVGEVTVEGRGSVSLGSGRWYPHQQGSQIAATHGSSVRAWDLRSMKSSWCVEGAHMQLVRDLDFNPNMQYYLATCGDDCKTKFWDIRNTEQPLKELSDHSHWVWSVRYNASYDQLVLTCSSDQRVILSNLPSIASQPFGTMVDQEESKEEKEKAEGAEEGVIQTYDDHEDSVYAVEWSAADFWTFASLSYDGRLVINKVPRSVKYKQFM